In Archaeoglobus profundus DSM 5631, the sequence AAGGAGTTAGTGCTGTATACACTTTCAACATTCAATTCGATGCTGAAATTATAGGAGACAGAGTAAGATGTGGTGTCATTCTAGCATGTCCCGAAGAAGTTATCAAGGAGAGGGAGAACAGACTTAAAAAATTTGGATTTTGGAGCAGGATTCTGCCTTTCTACTTCGAGTATACTAAAGAAGATCTGTTAAGAATACACGAGGAGATTAAAGAGGAGAGATCTCCATTCATGAAGAAAAATCTAAACATTCCTGATGATGAAATTGAAATTAAGCTTCCTAAAGAGGAAGCTGATAAATTAGATCCAATTGTATTTGCATTTAAAGATTCTATAGGATCTACTACTGGATTTAGGTTAAGATGGAATTTACAACAATTAGCTAAAGCTAATGCTTGGATTAATGATAGAGATATAGTAATAGAAGAAGACATTAGGAAAATTATCTCGTTTACTCCTTTCTTCTTTAATCCTATCAAGGGAGATGAATGTATTTATCGAATTCTTAGATTACTTCCTGCTAAATCAGAGGAAATCGTTGAAGAATTATCAGATCTTTATTCGAGGAGAACTATTTATGATCGACTAAAGAGGCTTAAGGAGAGTGGAATAATAATTG encodes:
- a CDS encoding HTH domain-containing protein, which codes for MAIGLKPLEDIVELAIISAWIKPKPVSLGIFAPPEYGKTEALLQFAGCKGVKIISDVTSFGLSRFILPEISSKRVKCLIFPDLLKILNRSWKVTNEILSLLNVIIEEGVSAVYTFNIQFDAEIIGDRVRCGVILACPEEVIKERENRLKKFGFWSRILPFYFEYTKEDLLRIHEEIKEERSPFMKKNLNIPDDEIEIKLPKEEADKLDPIVFAFKDSIGSTTGFRLRWNLQQLAKANAWINDRDIVIEEDIRKIISFTPFFFNPIKGDECIYRILRLLPAKSEEIVEELSDLYSRRTIYDRLKRLKESGIIIESERGWNLRLK